Proteins from a genomic interval of Capsicum annuum cultivar UCD-10X-F1 chromosome 4, UCD10Xv1.1, whole genome shotgun sequence:
- the LOC107867982 gene encoding oxysterol-binding protein-related protein 1C isoform X2, whose product MHPFCCVPTINYNRESSPLPMPPPPPPVAASTEFTRSADSLNRSASGNYNHNWTSSNNSNHHHRHQSLTESSSSTPAVFTSLSRPPSMREAIQLTSAGDQVKINDIVGNGISGILHKWVNYGKGWRPRWFVLQDGVLSYYKIHGPDRIVVNSETEKGSKVIGEVSLRRISRNKTNATSNTSQPRRKPVGEVHLKVSSIRESRSDDRRFSIFTGTKRLHLRAETRDDRTAWMEALQAVKDMFPRMSNSELMAPVDNVAVSTDKLRQQLLKEGVSEAAVQDSEQIMRNEFASLQNQLMLLKQKHRMLMDTLRQLETEKVDLENTVVDESQRQCKEVGPSARVRQDKYSASASESEDDNERVDAAEEDTDDEENTFFDTRDFLSSSSFKSTGSDFRSSSFSSDDDDLYAYASDESVDPIIRSAGTKFPYVKRRKKLPNPIEKEKGVSLWSMIKDNIGKDLTKVCLPVYFNEPLSSLQKSFEDLEYSYLLDRASEWGRRGDSLMRILNVAAFAVSAYASTEGRICKPFNPLLGETYEAEYPDKGLRFFSEKVSHHPMIIACHCEGTGWKFWGDSNLKSKFWGRSIQLDPVGILTLEFDDGEIFQWSKVTTSIYNLILGKLYCDHYGTMRILGNHNYSCKLKFKEQSIIDRNPHQVQGIVQDRSGKTVATLFGKWDESMHYVNGDFSTGKGFDYLSEAHLLWKRSKPPKDPTRYNLTRFAITMNELIPGVKDKLPPTDSRLRPDQRCLENGEYDRANSEKLRLEERQRQARKMQERGWKPQWFAKDKGSDGYHYIGGYWEAREKGKWEACPDIFGHIPSDQM is encoded by the exons ATGCATCCATTTTGCTGTGTTCCAACAATCAACTACAATCGCGAATCCTCACCGTTACCAATGCCTCCGCCTCCGCCTCCCGTGGCGGCGTCCACGGAATTTACTAGATCGGCTGATTCACTGAACCGGTCTGCTAGTGGAAATTACAATCATAATTGGACTTCCAGTAACAACTCCaaccatcatcatcgtcatcagaGTTTGACCGAGTCATCATCGTCAACGCCGGCGGTTTTTACTTCTCTATCACGGCCACCGTCGATGAGGGAGGCGATTCAGTTGACTTCCGCCGGCGATCAAGTGAAGATCAACGACATAGTTGGGAATGGTATATCGGGAATTCTACACAAGTGGGTGAACTATGGGAAAGGATGGAGACCTAGGTGGTTTGTGTTGCAGGATGGAGTGTTATCGTATTATAAGATCCATGGACCGGATAGAATTGTTGTGAATTCGGAAACAGAGAAAGGATCCAAAGTTATTGGTGAAGTGTCGCTTAGGAGAATCTCTAGGAACAAGACGAATGCTACTTCGAATACTTCTCAGCCTCGACGTAAGCCCGTTGGTGAAGTTCATCTCAAG GTCTCATCCATCCGTGAGAGTAGATCAGATGACAGGAGGTTTTCTATTTTCACTGGAACAAAGAGGCTGCACCTGAGGGCTGAGACTAGAGACGACAGAACAGCATGGATGGAAGCATTGCAAGCTGTGAAGGATATGTTTCCTAGAATGTCCAACAGTGAATTAATGGCTCCCGTGGACAATGTAGCTGTCTCAACAGATAAGTTGAGGCAACAGTTGCTGAAGGAGGGTGTGAGTGAGGCTGCTGTTCAGGACAGCGAGCAGATTATGAGGAATGAGTTTGCGTCTTTGCAGAATCAACTGATGCTACTCAAGCAGAAGCATCGGATGCTCATGGACACCTTGAGACAGTTAGAG ACAGAAAAAGTTGATTTAGAGAATACTGTGGTTGATGAGAGTCAAAGGCAGTGTAAAGAGGTCGGACCATCTGCTAGAGTAAGGCAGGATAAATACAGTG CAAGTGCAAGTGAATCGGAGGATGACAATGAAAGAGTCGATGCTGCTGAGGAAGATACTGATGATGAAGAGAATACTTTCTTTGACACTAGGGATTTTCTTTCTTCAAGTTCTTTTAAAAGCACTGGTTCTGATTTTCGATCATCGTCTTTCTCCTCGGATGATGATGATTTGTATGCATATGCATCTGATGAAAGTGTTGACCCTATTATTAGATCTGCTGGAACCAAGTTTCCTTATGTCAAGCGTCGTAAGAAATTGCCTAATCCCATTGAAAAAGAGAAAGGAGTCAGTTTATGGTCGATGATTAAAGACAATATTGGGAAGGATCTCACAAAAGTGTGCCTCCCTGTCTACTTCAATGAACCCCTTTCTTCTTTGCAAAAGTCGTTTGAGGACTTGGAGTACTCATACCTTCTTGATCGGGCTTCTGAATGGGGAAGAAGG GGTGACAGCCTTATGAGGATTCTCAATGTAGCAGCATTTGCCGTATCTGCATATGCTTCTACCGAAGGAAGGATTTGCAAACCGTTCAATCCGCTGTTAGGGGAGACTTATGAGGCTGAGTATCCAGATAAAGGCCTCCGGTTTTTCTCAGAAAAG GTAAGTCATCATCCCATGATAATAGCATGCCATTGTGAGGGTACAGGATGGAAATTCTGGGGAGATAGTAATTTAAAAAGCAAATTTTGGGGTCGCTCAATCCAGCTGGATCCCGTTGGTATATTGACTCTTGAATTTGATGATGGAGAAATCTTTCAATGGAGCAAG GTAACTACATCCATATACAATCTGATTTTGGGTAAACTGTACTGCGATCACTATGGTACAATGCGCATACTAGGAAATCATAATTACTCTTGCAAGCTGAAGTTCAAGGAGCAATCAATCATAGATCGGAATCCACATCAG GTACAGGGAATAGTACAAGACAGGAGTGGGAAGACAGTAGCTACATTATTTGGGAAGTGGGATGAGAGTATGCATTATGTGAATGGAGATTTCTCCACAGGAAAAGGATTTGATTATCTCTCTGAGGCTCATCTGCTATGGAAGCGGAGCAAACCTCCCAAAGATCCTACTAGATATAATCTGACACGCTTTGCAATTACAATGAATGAGCTTATCCCTGGAGTGAAG GACAAGCTGCCACCAACAGATTCTAGACTTAGACCTGATCAAAGGTGCTTGGAGAATGGCGAATATGACAGGGCCAACTCAGAAAAGCTACGTCTTGAAGAACGGCAGAGACAG GCTCGGAAAATGCAGGAAAGGGGTTGGAAGCCACAGTGGTTTGCAAAAGACAAAGGGAGTGATGGTTACCACTACATTGGCGGTTATTGGGAGGCAAGGGAAAAGGGCAAGTGGGAGGCATGTCCTGATATTTTTGGTCATATCCCTTCTGATCAGATGTAA
- the LOC107867982 gene encoding oxysterol-binding protein-related protein 1C isoform X1: MHPFCCVPTINYNRESSPLPMPPPPPPVAASTEFTRSADSLNRSASGNYNHNWTSSNNSNHHHRHQSLTESSSSTPAVFTSLSRPPSMREAIQLTSAGDQVKINDIVGNGISGILHKWVNYGKGWRPRWFVLQDGVLSYYKIHGPDRIVVNSETEKGSKVIGEVSLRRISRNKTNATSNTSQPRRKPVGEVHLKVSSIRESRSDDRRFSIFTGTKRLHLRAETRDDRTAWMEALQAVKDMFPRMSNSELMAPVDNVAVSTDKLRQQLLKEGVSEAAVQDSEQIMRNEFASLQNQLMLLKQKHRMLMDTLRQLETEKVDLENTVVDESQRQCKEVGPSARVRQDKYSEASASESEDDNERVDAAEEDTDDEENTFFDTRDFLSSSSFKSTGSDFRSSSFSSDDDDLYAYASDESVDPIIRSAGTKFPYVKRRKKLPNPIEKEKGVSLWSMIKDNIGKDLTKVCLPVYFNEPLSSLQKSFEDLEYSYLLDRASEWGRRGDSLMRILNVAAFAVSAYASTEGRICKPFNPLLGETYEAEYPDKGLRFFSEKVSHHPMIIACHCEGTGWKFWGDSNLKSKFWGRSIQLDPVGILTLEFDDGEIFQWSKVTTSIYNLILGKLYCDHYGTMRILGNHNYSCKLKFKEQSIIDRNPHQVQGIVQDRSGKTVATLFGKWDESMHYVNGDFSTGKGFDYLSEAHLLWKRSKPPKDPTRYNLTRFAITMNELIPGVKDKLPPTDSRLRPDQRCLENGEYDRANSEKLRLEERQRQARKMQERGWKPQWFAKDKGSDGYHYIGGYWEAREKGKWEACPDIFGHIPSDQM; the protein is encoded by the exons ATGCATCCATTTTGCTGTGTTCCAACAATCAACTACAATCGCGAATCCTCACCGTTACCAATGCCTCCGCCTCCGCCTCCCGTGGCGGCGTCCACGGAATTTACTAGATCGGCTGATTCACTGAACCGGTCTGCTAGTGGAAATTACAATCATAATTGGACTTCCAGTAACAACTCCaaccatcatcatcgtcatcagaGTTTGACCGAGTCATCATCGTCAACGCCGGCGGTTTTTACTTCTCTATCACGGCCACCGTCGATGAGGGAGGCGATTCAGTTGACTTCCGCCGGCGATCAAGTGAAGATCAACGACATAGTTGGGAATGGTATATCGGGAATTCTACACAAGTGGGTGAACTATGGGAAAGGATGGAGACCTAGGTGGTTTGTGTTGCAGGATGGAGTGTTATCGTATTATAAGATCCATGGACCGGATAGAATTGTTGTGAATTCGGAAACAGAGAAAGGATCCAAAGTTATTGGTGAAGTGTCGCTTAGGAGAATCTCTAGGAACAAGACGAATGCTACTTCGAATACTTCTCAGCCTCGACGTAAGCCCGTTGGTGAAGTTCATCTCAAG GTCTCATCCATCCGTGAGAGTAGATCAGATGACAGGAGGTTTTCTATTTTCACTGGAACAAAGAGGCTGCACCTGAGGGCTGAGACTAGAGACGACAGAACAGCATGGATGGAAGCATTGCAAGCTGTGAAGGATATGTTTCCTAGAATGTCCAACAGTGAATTAATGGCTCCCGTGGACAATGTAGCTGTCTCAACAGATAAGTTGAGGCAACAGTTGCTGAAGGAGGGTGTGAGTGAGGCTGCTGTTCAGGACAGCGAGCAGATTATGAGGAATGAGTTTGCGTCTTTGCAGAATCAACTGATGCTACTCAAGCAGAAGCATCGGATGCTCATGGACACCTTGAGACAGTTAGAG ACAGAAAAAGTTGATTTAGAGAATACTGTGGTTGATGAGAGTCAAAGGCAGTGTAAAGAGGTCGGACCATCTGCTAGAGTAAGGCAGGATAAATACAGTG AAGCAAGTGCAAGTGAATCGGAGGATGACAATGAAAGAGTCGATGCTGCTGAGGAAGATACTGATGATGAAGAGAATACTTTCTTTGACACTAGGGATTTTCTTTCTTCAAGTTCTTTTAAAAGCACTGGTTCTGATTTTCGATCATCGTCTTTCTCCTCGGATGATGATGATTTGTATGCATATGCATCTGATGAAAGTGTTGACCCTATTATTAGATCTGCTGGAACCAAGTTTCCTTATGTCAAGCGTCGTAAGAAATTGCCTAATCCCATTGAAAAAGAGAAAGGAGTCAGTTTATGGTCGATGATTAAAGACAATATTGGGAAGGATCTCACAAAAGTGTGCCTCCCTGTCTACTTCAATGAACCCCTTTCTTCTTTGCAAAAGTCGTTTGAGGACTTGGAGTACTCATACCTTCTTGATCGGGCTTCTGAATGGGGAAGAAGG GGTGACAGCCTTATGAGGATTCTCAATGTAGCAGCATTTGCCGTATCTGCATATGCTTCTACCGAAGGAAGGATTTGCAAACCGTTCAATCCGCTGTTAGGGGAGACTTATGAGGCTGAGTATCCAGATAAAGGCCTCCGGTTTTTCTCAGAAAAG GTAAGTCATCATCCCATGATAATAGCATGCCATTGTGAGGGTACAGGATGGAAATTCTGGGGAGATAGTAATTTAAAAAGCAAATTTTGGGGTCGCTCAATCCAGCTGGATCCCGTTGGTATATTGACTCTTGAATTTGATGATGGAGAAATCTTTCAATGGAGCAAG GTAACTACATCCATATACAATCTGATTTTGGGTAAACTGTACTGCGATCACTATGGTACAATGCGCATACTAGGAAATCATAATTACTCTTGCAAGCTGAAGTTCAAGGAGCAATCAATCATAGATCGGAATCCACATCAG GTACAGGGAATAGTACAAGACAGGAGTGGGAAGACAGTAGCTACATTATTTGGGAAGTGGGATGAGAGTATGCATTATGTGAATGGAGATTTCTCCACAGGAAAAGGATTTGATTATCTCTCTGAGGCTCATCTGCTATGGAAGCGGAGCAAACCTCCCAAAGATCCTACTAGATATAATCTGACACGCTTTGCAATTACAATGAATGAGCTTATCCCTGGAGTGAAG GACAAGCTGCCACCAACAGATTCTAGACTTAGACCTGATCAAAGGTGCTTGGAGAATGGCGAATATGACAGGGCCAACTCAGAAAAGCTACGTCTTGAAGAACGGCAGAGACAG GCTCGGAAAATGCAGGAAAGGGGTTGGAAGCCACAGTGGTTTGCAAAAGACAAAGGGAGTGATGGTTACCACTACATTGGCGGTTATTGGGAGGCAAGGGAAAAGGGCAAGTGGGAGGCATGTCCTGATATTTTTGGTCATATCCCTTCTGATCAGATGTAA
- the LOC107867982 gene encoding oxysterol-binding protein-related protein 1C isoform X3, with protein sequence MHPFCCVPTINYNRESSPLPMPPPPPPVAASTEFTRSADSLNRSASGNYNHNWTSSNNSNHHHRHQSLTESSSSTPAVFTSLSRPPSMREAIQLTSAGDQVKINDIVGNGISGILHKWVNYGKGWRPRWFVLQDGVLSYYKIHGPDRIVVNSETEKGSKVIGEVSLRRISRNKTNATSNTSQPRRKPVGEVHLKVSSIRESRSDDRRFSIFTGTKRLHLRAETRDDRTAWMEALQAVKDMFPRMSNSELMAPVDNVAVSTDKLRQQLLKEGVSEAAVQDSEQIMRNEFASLQNQLMLLKQKHRMLMDTLRQLETEKVDLENTVVDESQRQCKEVGPSARVRQDKYSEASASESEDDNERVDAAEEDTDDEENTFFDTRDFLSSSSFKSTGSDFRSSSFSSDDDDLYAYASDESVDPIIRSAGTKFPYVKRRKKLPNPIEKEKGVSLWSMIKDNIGKDLTKVCLPVYFNEPLSSLQKSFEDLEYSYLLDRASEWGRRGDSLMRILNVAAFAVSAYASTEGRICKPFNPLLGETYEAEYPDKGLRFFSEKVSHHPMIIACHCEGTGWKFWGDSNLKSKFWGRSIQLDPVGILTLEFDDGEIFQWSKVTTSIYNLILGKLYCDHYGTMRILGNHNYSCKLKFKEQSIIDRNPHQVQGIVQDRSGKTVATLFGKWDESMHYVNGDFSTGKGFDYLSEAHLLWKRSKPPKDPTRYNLTRFAITMNELIPGVKARKMQERGWKPQWFAKDKGSDGYHYIGGYWEAREKGKWEACPDIFGHIPSDQM encoded by the exons ATGCATCCATTTTGCTGTGTTCCAACAATCAACTACAATCGCGAATCCTCACCGTTACCAATGCCTCCGCCTCCGCCTCCCGTGGCGGCGTCCACGGAATTTACTAGATCGGCTGATTCACTGAACCGGTCTGCTAGTGGAAATTACAATCATAATTGGACTTCCAGTAACAACTCCaaccatcatcatcgtcatcagaGTTTGACCGAGTCATCATCGTCAACGCCGGCGGTTTTTACTTCTCTATCACGGCCACCGTCGATGAGGGAGGCGATTCAGTTGACTTCCGCCGGCGATCAAGTGAAGATCAACGACATAGTTGGGAATGGTATATCGGGAATTCTACACAAGTGGGTGAACTATGGGAAAGGATGGAGACCTAGGTGGTTTGTGTTGCAGGATGGAGTGTTATCGTATTATAAGATCCATGGACCGGATAGAATTGTTGTGAATTCGGAAACAGAGAAAGGATCCAAAGTTATTGGTGAAGTGTCGCTTAGGAGAATCTCTAGGAACAAGACGAATGCTACTTCGAATACTTCTCAGCCTCGACGTAAGCCCGTTGGTGAAGTTCATCTCAAG GTCTCATCCATCCGTGAGAGTAGATCAGATGACAGGAGGTTTTCTATTTTCACTGGAACAAAGAGGCTGCACCTGAGGGCTGAGACTAGAGACGACAGAACAGCATGGATGGAAGCATTGCAAGCTGTGAAGGATATGTTTCCTAGAATGTCCAACAGTGAATTAATGGCTCCCGTGGACAATGTAGCTGTCTCAACAGATAAGTTGAGGCAACAGTTGCTGAAGGAGGGTGTGAGTGAGGCTGCTGTTCAGGACAGCGAGCAGATTATGAGGAATGAGTTTGCGTCTTTGCAGAATCAACTGATGCTACTCAAGCAGAAGCATCGGATGCTCATGGACACCTTGAGACAGTTAGAG ACAGAAAAAGTTGATTTAGAGAATACTGTGGTTGATGAGAGTCAAAGGCAGTGTAAAGAGGTCGGACCATCTGCTAGAGTAAGGCAGGATAAATACAGTG AAGCAAGTGCAAGTGAATCGGAGGATGACAATGAAAGAGTCGATGCTGCTGAGGAAGATACTGATGATGAAGAGAATACTTTCTTTGACACTAGGGATTTTCTTTCTTCAAGTTCTTTTAAAAGCACTGGTTCTGATTTTCGATCATCGTCTTTCTCCTCGGATGATGATGATTTGTATGCATATGCATCTGATGAAAGTGTTGACCCTATTATTAGATCTGCTGGAACCAAGTTTCCTTATGTCAAGCGTCGTAAGAAATTGCCTAATCCCATTGAAAAAGAGAAAGGAGTCAGTTTATGGTCGATGATTAAAGACAATATTGGGAAGGATCTCACAAAAGTGTGCCTCCCTGTCTACTTCAATGAACCCCTTTCTTCTTTGCAAAAGTCGTTTGAGGACTTGGAGTACTCATACCTTCTTGATCGGGCTTCTGAATGGGGAAGAAGG GGTGACAGCCTTATGAGGATTCTCAATGTAGCAGCATTTGCCGTATCTGCATATGCTTCTACCGAAGGAAGGATTTGCAAACCGTTCAATCCGCTGTTAGGGGAGACTTATGAGGCTGAGTATCCAGATAAAGGCCTCCGGTTTTTCTCAGAAAAG GTAAGTCATCATCCCATGATAATAGCATGCCATTGTGAGGGTACAGGATGGAAATTCTGGGGAGATAGTAATTTAAAAAGCAAATTTTGGGGTCGCTCAATCCAGCTGGATCCCGTTGGTATATTGACTCTTGAATTTGATGATGGAGAAATCTTTCAATGGAGCAAG GTAACTACATCCATATACAATCTGATTTTGGGTAAACTGTACTGCGATCACTATGGTACAATGCGCATACTAGGAAATCATAATTACTCTTGCAAGCTGAAGTTCAAGGAGCAATCAATCATAGATCGGAATCCACATCAG GTACAGGGAATAGTACAAGACAGGAGTGGGAAGACAGTAGCTACATTATTTGGGAAGTGGGATGAGAGTATGCATTATGTGAATGGAGATTTCTCCACAGGAAAAGGATTTGATTATCTCTCTGAGGCTCATCTGCTATGGAAGCGGAGCAAACCTCCCAAAGATCCTACTAGATATAATCTGACACGCTTTGCAATTACAATGAATGAGCTTATCCCTGGAGTGAAG GCTCGGAAAATGCAGGAAAGGGGTTGGAAGCCACAGTGGTTTGCAAAAGACAAAGGGAGTGATGGTTACCACTACATTGGCGGTTATTGGGAGGCAAGGGAAAAGGGCAAGTGGGAGGCATGTCCTGATATTTTTGGTCATATCCCTTCTGATCAGATGTAA